The genomic DNA CAGATCTGAGCCTTCTTTGCTGAGGCGCGGTAGCCTAAGGTTCCCAGAGTTTGCAGGAGACCTTCGGTTCCCTGGATGCAGGTTTTGGGTGTCTCGGCAGGTATTAAGAGATCATCAACATACTGTAGGAGAGTTATATTAGGGTGTTGTCTGTACTCACTTAAATCTTCGTGTAGAGCCTCATCGAACAGGGTCGGAGAGTTCTTGAATCCTTGTGGCAGTCTGGTCCAAGTGAGCTGGCCATTTATGCCCCTGTCTGGATCTGTCCACTCGAATGCAAATAGCTCTTGACTTTTAGGCGCTAGTGGtaggctgaaaaaagcatcttttagaTCCAGAACagtataccattgtttttctgggcTGAGGGCGCTCAGGAGAGCATAGGGGTTAGGAACGGTTGGATGTATGTCCATCACCCGCTTATTGACTTCTCTCAGGTCCTTCACTGGCCTGTATTCCCCGCTGTTGGGTTTGTGCACAGGCAGCAGGGGGGTATCCCATGCTGAGTGGCAGGTGCGTAGGACCCCGAAGTCAAGGAGGTGGCGGATGTGcggtgtgatgccatttttggcttCCGTGGGCATGGGGTATTGGCGTACGCGGACGGGGTCCGTCCCGGGCTTGACCTCTATAAATAGGGCTGGGTGATGTTTTGCTAACCCCATACCACCCGTTTCTGCCCACGCGTCTGGGAAGCGTTAAAGCCAGGGCTCGATGTCCTGATCCAGAGGAGTGGGTTCCTGATGGAGCCTATATTCATCTTCTAGTTTCACAGTGAGTACAGATATGGGTTGGTTGTGGAAGTCAGTCACTGTGGGCCCCCCTGGTTGGAAATGAATTTGGGCCCCCATTTTGGTAAGCAAATCCCTCCCCAACAGgggccaggggctgtgggaaATGACCAGGAAGGAGTGGGTTACCTTCCCAGTTCCTAAGTCCACAGTCCTCTGAGTTGTCCAGGGGTACTTCTTTATTCCGGTGGCCCCTTGTACCCAGGATGATTTTTCAGATACTTTTCCATGGGGCTTGACCAGAACTGAGTGCTGTGCCCCGGTATCAACTAGGAACTGGACCGGGGTCCCCTCCGCTTGCAAtgttaccctaggttcggggaggggatccgaaccccgtcctCCCTATTCTGTATCTTGGGTAAACAGTATGGGGGCTATTTTAGGCTGCCATTGCCCTTGGCTGGGGCGGGGTTGTTTCTTCTTGGGGCATTCTCATATCCAATGGCCTTTTTCTTTACAATAGGCGCATTGACCTTTATCTAAGTGCCGCCTGGGAGGGCGTATTGTTTGAATGCCTTCTGGGGGTGGCTGTTCTTTCTGGACTATAGCGGCCAGGACTTCAGTCATTTTCTCTGTGGCTTTGATCTGTCTCTCTTCTGGGGCGTCCCTGTTGTTGTAGACCGGTTGTGCTATACGGAGCAGATCCTGGATCTGTTTACCTTCTAAATCCTCTAgcctttggagtttttttttaatgtcaggagctgcttgatttacaaaggacATAACGACAGCAGCCTGGTTTTCAGGGACTTCTGGATCCATGGGAGTAAACTGCCTAAAGGCTTCCATTAATCTCTCTAAGTAAGCAGCTGgactctctgcctttccctgtacGACCGAATATACCTTAGCCAAATTGGTGGGCTTGCGAGctgcagcccggagacccgccatcagagtctggcgataaatgagTAGccttcccctaccttctgccgtgttgtagtcccattCGTCCTGTGGAGGTCTGGTTAGGGGGAAAGCCGCATTAATGAGGTCAGGGTTAGATGTCGGCCGACCGTCGTCTCcgggaaccagctttcttgcttctaATTGGATCCTCTCTCGCTCCTCTGTGGTGAACAGGAtgcggaggagctgctgacagtCATCCCAGGTGGGCTGGTGGGTGAACATGACACTGTCTAAAAGAGCTATTAGATCTTTAGGGTTATCAGAGAATCGAGCGTTCTGCGTTTTCCAGTTGTAAAGGTCACTAGTGGAAAAGGGCCAATACTGGAGTCGGGGGTTGCCTGTTTCATCGGGGGGTCCTATTTCCCACAGGGGTAGGGCCACAGTGGAGTCGGGGAGGCGAGGGTTTGGCTCACGCTGGGTGCGCCCGCGGGTTCCGCCGGCTGGCCCCCCGCGGTTGGCTTCATTTTCAATGGGGCTCGGCGCAGCTGCTGCCTCCCGTCCTCCTGGTTCCGGCGCAGCTGCCGCTTCCCGTCCTCCCGGTTCCCCTAGGGGGGCAACTAGCGGGGCGACTGGTGGGGCAGCTGCCgcgggcagggcctggggtgccAGGGGAGGGGGATGATAGGGTGGAGGGTCTAGGGATAGTAGGTCCTGACTATCGGGCAATATGGGATACAAGGGCGCGGCTGGCGTCCTTAATTTTGGGGGACCTGCAGGCTGCATGGCAAGGACCTTACACGTTCCCGAGGATAGGAAGGGGGCCAACCAAGGGGGTGGATTTTCCACTAAACTCCGCCATACAAGAATGTAGGGAATTTGATCCGGGTGTCCCTCGCGACCCGGTAGAAAAATCTTTGATTTCACCTTAGCAATTATAGGGAGCTAGAAAGTTCCTTCGGTTGGCCATCCAACGCCGAAGGTTGGCCATTCGGAGCGGCAGAGGGTTATTAATTTTCCCCGCCGGATGCCTAAACTCAAATTCTGTCCTCTGGTTTTAACATCCCTGAAGTTAGCAacgaggagagaaagaggagtgcTTTGAGATTGGCCCATCTGTATCCTGGAGGTGGAGGAAAGgattaaaaggagaaacagtAAAGTTATGAGGATTTCTGTCTGGGCCAGGCCAGGTCGCCTGTGAAAGAGAAGGAgtttaacacttaaaaattatagaatagaGAACACGACACTTAGATCGCTAGCGCGTTTCGGGTGTTTGCCACCCGAACAGAAAAATTCCGATGGGCCCAAAAAGGTGCCCCAGACGGGTGCCAGTGGACCCGACCGactgccctatagcgcgtccgcctGGGCCGTGTCAGTCACCGATACAGATCCCGCGCGGGAGAGCcagaaacaaacagacaaacagaaacgGACAGAGCCAGAAACGAACAGACAAACAGAAACGGACAGAGCCGGCTCACTCACCGATCGGTCTCAGGGACGACCCGTTGACTTGGGGTCTGGTGGGTTTGGGGGGATCCCGTGCGAGCCCCCAGATGATATGCCCCGATTCGAGAGAccccccgaaaacaaaccaccagagtccagaatcaaagccaagcggcaagggtcgtttattgcaggtttgAACCCGGTCCTCCGCGCACTCGtggccggtgacgctaagaggccccgagtaaggatcttacagcttcttttatagacaggcacaaacaagttagggatatTTTTTAGAGGTTACAGAGCTGTTGttggttaacatttaaatttgaacgctcagcagaacttgattggttcccgcctttatttcaaaccattcagcagaacttgattggttcccgcctttatgtcAGACTACAACCGGGCACCACGCCCTGGCTGGTTTcgggaacgggggggggggggggggggaggtcttttctttgc from Leopardus geoffroyi isolate Oge1 chromosome X, O.geoffroyi_Oge1_pat1.0, whole genome shotgun sequence includes the following:
- the LOC123594643 gene encoding uncharacterized protein LOC123594643 isoform X1, with product MQPAGPPKLRTPAAPLYPILPDSQDLLSLDPPPYHPPPLAPQALPAAAAPPVAPLVAPLGEPGGREAAAAPEPGGREAAAAPSPIENEANRGGPAGGTRGRTQREPNPRLPDSTVALPLWEIGPPDETGNPRLQYWPFSTSDLYNWKTQNARFSDNPKDLIALLDSVMFTHQPTWDDCQQLLRILFTTEERERIQLEARKLVPGDDGRPTSNPDLINAAFPLTRPPQDEWDYNTAEALQRVHEDVWPKLKELYETGPPPIPHQFRPGDWVLVKRHRQGTLEPRWKGLFQVILTMPTAIKVDGIATWIHFAHAKPVDPFSDLIGPSKTTWTVDQTKDNPLKLTLRRRRTEP
- the LOC123594643 gene encoding uncharacterized protein LOC123594643 isoform X2 translates to MQPAGPPKLRTPAAPLYPILPDSQDLLSLDPPPYHPPPLAPQALPAAAAPPVAPLVAPLGEPGGREAAAAPEPGGREAAAAPSPIENEANRGGPAGGTRGRTQREPNPRLPDSTVALPLWEIGPPDETGNPRLQYWPFSTSDLYNWKTQNARFSDNPKDLIALLDSVMFTHQPTWDDCQQLLRILFTTEERERIQLEARKLVPGDDALQRVHEDVWPKLKELYETGPPPIPHQFRPGDWVLVKRHRQGTLEPRWKGLFQVILTMPTAIKVDGIATWIHFAHAKPVDPFSDLIGPSKTTWTVDQTKDNPLKLTLRRRRTEP